In the Kitasatospora terrestris genome, one interval contains:
- a CDS encoding ABC transporter ATP-binding protein, producing the protein MTTAASAPAPHHASEEKAVSSFLSVQDLQVRFRTEDGIVKAVNNLSFELEAGKTLGIVGESGSGKSVSNLAVMGLHNPRNTTIEGSIKLDGQELLGLPQKELEKLRGNKLAMIFQDALAALSPYYTVGRQIAEPFMKHTGANKKEGRARAIEMLTKVGIPQPDKRVDDFPHQFSGGMRQRAMIAMALVCDPKLLIADEPTTALDVTVQAQIVDLLKDLQQEMGTSIIFITHDLGVIREIADDVLVMYAGRAVERGTMREILKSPQHPYGWGLLSSIPRINASVDIPLQPIPGTPPSLLNPPSGCAFNPRCEYRELVVGDKCTTERPALELANGHLSACHLTAAQKQSILTEQILPRLSS; encoded by the coding sequence ATGACCACCGCAGCATCCGCCCCCGCCCCGCACCACGCTTCCGAGGAGAAGGCCGTGAGCAGCTTCCTGTCCGTCCAGGACCTGCAGGTCCGCTTCCGCACCGAGGACGGCATCGTCAAGGCCGTCAACAACCTGAGCTTCGAGCTGGAGGCCGGCAAGACGCTCGGCATCGTCGGCGAGTCGGGCTCCGGCAAGTCGGTGTCGAACCTGGCCGTCATGGGCCTGCACAACCCGCGCAACACCACCATCGAGGGCTCGATCAAGCTCGACGGCCAGGAGCTGCTCGGTCTGCCGCAGAAGGAGCTGGAGAAGCTCCGCGGCAACAAGCTGGCGATGATCTTCCAGGACGCCCTGGCCGCGCTCTCCCCGTACTACACGGTGGGCCGCCAGATCGCCGAGCCCTTCATGAAGCACACCGGTGCGAACAAGAAGGAGGGCCGCGCGCGGGCCATCGAGATGCTGACCAAGGTCGGCATCCCGCAGCCCGACAAGCGCGTCGACGACTTCCCGCACCAGTTCTCCGGCGGCATGCGCCAGCGCGCCATGATCGCCATGGCGCTGGTCTGCGACCCGAAGCTGCTGATCGCCGACGAGCCGACCACCGCGCTCGACGTGACCGTGCAGGCCCAGATCGTCGACCTGCTGAAGGACCTCCAGCAGGAGATGGGCACCTCGATCATCTTCATCACCCACGACCTCGGCGTGATCCGCGAGATCGCCGACGACGTGCTGGTGATGTACGCGGGCCGGGCCGTCGAGCGCGGCACCATGCGGGAGATCCTGAAGTCCCCGCAGCACCCGTACGGCTGGGGCCTGCTCAGCTCGATCCCGCGGATCAACGCCTCCGTGGACATCCCGCTGCAGCCGATCCCGGGCACCCCGCCGTCCCTGCTGAACCCGCCGAGCGGCTGCGCGTTCAACCCGCGCTGCGAGTACCGTGAGCTGGTCGTCGGCGACAAGTGCACCACCGAGCGCCCCGCGCTGGAGCTCGCCAACGGTCACCTCTCGGCCTGCCACCTCACGGCCGCGCAGAAGCAGTCCATCCTCACCGAGCAGATCCTGCCCCGGCTGAGCAGCTGA